From a single Candidatus Hydrogenedentota bacterium genomic region:
- a CDS encoding DUF494 family protein yields MKQSLIELVDVILRRIQEQPERATSEIGLRKWLAGQGYKKRDIDAAMKLVGSRVVPYHMVQQAQPVPVRALAEIEFHKMTAEARDALSRLEFYGLISPQEREAILDNVVQFDGRIGLDELDYLLSWIVCGGRDFESQQTIYGVMEGQTETFH; encoded by the coding sequence ATGAAGCAATCCCTTATCGAGCTGGTGGATGTTATCCTCCGCCGGATTCAAGAGCAACCGGAACGGGCCACATCAGAGATAGGACTTCGTAAGTGGTTAGCCGGTCAAGGATATAAGAAGCGCGATATAGATGCTGCAATGAAGTTAGTTGGCAGCCGAGTAGTCCCCTATCACATGGTTCAGCAGGCGCAACCAGTGCCGGTCCGCGCACTGGCGGAAATCGAGTTTCATAAAATGACGGCCGAGGCCCGTGATGCCCTGAGCCGGCTCGAATTCTACGGGCTGATCTCACCGCAGGAGCGAGAAGCCATCCTGGACAACGTGGTTCAGTTTGACGGGCGCATCGGCCTGGATGAGTTGGATTATCTGCTTTCCTGGATAGTGTGCGGCGGACGCGATTTTGAGTCACAGCAGACGATTTACGGCGTGATGGAAGGCCAAACGGAAACCTTCCATTGA
- the rfbG gene encoding CDP-glucose 4,6-dehydratase, producing the protein MPFRDFYRGKKVLITGHTGFKGSWLASWLEILNAEVYGLALEPNTDPALFDILGLKDRVNHRILDIRDPEPLAAHVAAVRPDLVFHMAAQPIVRLSYEIPLETLDTNVMGTAHLLNAIDRAGYGPERPCGVVVITSDKCYENRETYAAYREDEPMGGHDVYSASKGMAELLVASWRRSFYTETADAPAVRLASCRAGNVIGGGDWSPDRIMVDAMNALMKDEAIPVRNPLSVRPWQHVLEPLSGYLQVGAALLDDDASFDCRTPWNFGPGRESERTVAQLCDAIVAAWGGGAWTQAIESEAVHEARFLKLAIDKAWHFLGWQPVWDFQTTVAETVSWYKLAHESRFDTSAMREKTRGQIMKYTQNAFDRGLPWADSA; encoded by the coding sequence ATGCCGTTTCGCGATTTTTACCGTGGCAAGAAAGTGCTCATCACCGGGCACACCGGTTTCAAAGGCTCCTGGCTGGCAAGCTGGCTCGAGATTCTGAACGCCGAGGTGTACGGCCTTGCCCTCGAACCCAATACCGACCCGGCGCTGTTCGATATCCTCGGCCTGAAAGACCGGGTGAATCACCGCATTCTCGATATCCGCGACCCGGAACCGCTTGCGGCTCACGTAGCGGCCGTGAGGCCCGACCTCGTGTTTCACATGGCCGCCCAGCCAATCGTGCGCCTCTCTTACGAAATCCCCCTCGAAACGCTCGACACCAATGTCATGGGCACTGCCCACCTGCTGAACGCGATCGATCGTGCGGGCTATGGCCCTGAACGCCCCTGCGGCGTAGTAGTCATCACGTCGGACAAGTGTTACGAAAACCGGGAAACCTATGCCGCCTACCGCGAAGACGAGCCCATGGGCGGGCATGACGTGTACAGTGCCAGCAAAGGCATGGCGGAACTGCTCGTGGCTTCCTGGCGACGGTCTTTCTATACCGAAACCGCGGACGCGCCCGCCGTCCGCCTGGCAAGCTGCCGCGCGGGAAACGTCATCGGCGGCGGAGACTGGTCGCCCGACCGGATCATGGTCGACGCCATGAACGCCCTTATGAAAGATGAGGCAATCCCGGTGCGCAATCCCCTCTCTGTTCGTCCCTGGCAACACGTGCTCGAGCCGCTTTCGGGATACCTTCAAGTTGGCGCGGCGCTTCTGGACGATGACGCATCCTTCGACTGCAGGACGCCGTGGAATTTCGGACCCGGCCGCGAATCGGAACGCACGGTGGCGCAGCTGTGCGACGCTATCGTGGCCGCATGGGGAGGGGGCGCGTGGACACAGGCTATCGAGTCGGAAGCGGTCCACGAAGCCCGTTTCCTCAAGCTCGCCATCGACAAAGCGTGGCATTTCCTCGGGTGGCAGCCGGTCTGGGATTTCCAGACCACTGTCGCGGAGACGGTCTCCTGGTACAAACTGGCACA
- a CDS encoding glycosyltransferase, with product MIKALYPVFCQDKGATHACYALLSAMRNEAFPVEYWSPQFAAHLNDGFLRPGMPRPLFRLLCRLNLYRKPLVSTWAIRHLEKRYLNGFHDGDIAYLWPAVSVELYRSVKQRGITIVAERINCHRKTSLRVLREAYEKLGWPPKHGIKEADVTVESEKMALADYVFAPSNNVAASLVDAGVPEAKVLQSSYGWEPRRFRFQDKAVSNPDCPTFLFVGRGCVRKGVPWLLKMWERAGIQGRLLLFLLGDMECAVSEHYSEYLNRSDVIIPQDTTDINEAYRKADVFIFPTHEEGSPLVSYEALGWGLPSLVSPMGGGAIVRDGVEGYVMDPYDVDLWAERIHTIARDRELRENMARAARARAEEFTWDRVGLRRRAQFLNIMRK from the coding sequence ATGATCAAGGCTTTATACCCCGTTTTCTGTCAAGATAAGGGCGCTACCCACGCATGCTATGCCCTGCTGTCGGCCATGCGAAACGAGGCCTTTCCAGTCGAGTACTGGTCGCCGCAGTTCGCAGCGCATTTGAATGACGGCTTTCTGCGCCCGGGCATGCCCCGGCCGCTATTCCGGCTTCTCTGCAGGTTGAATCTGTATCGCAAACCGCTCGTTTCCACCTGGGCCATACGCCACCTCGAAAAGCGGTATCTGAACGGGTTCCATGACGGCGATATTGCTTATCTCTGGCCGGCGGTATCGGTCGAGCTCTATCGATCCGTCAAGCAACGCGGCATAACGATTGTCGCCGAGCGCATCAACTGTCATCGAAAGACCTCACTCCGAGTACTCCGTGAGGCCTATGAGAAACTTGGTTGGCCGCCCAAGCACGGCATCAAGGAAGCGGACGTGACCGTCGAGAGCGAAAAAATGGCGCTGGCCGATTACGTCTTTGCGCCGAGCAACAATGTGGCAGCCTCTCTCGTGGACGCGGGAGTCCCCGAGGCTAAGGTCCTGCAGTCGAGCTATGGGTGGGAACCACGAAGGTTCCGATTCCAAGATAAGGCCGTTTCCAACCCGGACTGCCCAACCTTCCTCTTTGTGGGACGGGGGTGCGTGCGGAAGGGGGTTCCCTGGCTGCTGAAGATGTGGGAGCGGGCAGGAATCCAGGGTCGGCTGCTGCTGTTCTTGTTGGGCGATATGGAGTGTGCCGTTTCCGAGCACTATTCAGAGTATCTGAACCGCAGCGACGTGATAATTCCCCAGGACACCACCGACATCAACGAAGCGTATCGCAAGGCCGATGTGTTCATTTTCCCGACCCACGAAGAAGGCAGCCCCTTGGTCAGTTATGAGGCTCTCGGGTGGGGGCTCCCCTCCCTGGTAAGCCCCATGGGCGGCGGGGCGATTGTGCGAGACGGGGTGGAAGGGTATGTAATGGATCCATATGATGTCGACCTCTGGGCCGAACGGATTCACACGATTGCCCGGGACCGTGAGCTTCGTGAAAACATGGCTCGAGCCGCCAGAGCCCGCGCAGAGGAATTCACATGGGACCGGGTAGGGCTTCGCCGTCGTGCCCAGTTCCTGAATATTATGCGTAAATAG
- the rfbF gene encoding glucose-1-phosphate cytidylyltransferase, protein MKTVILCGGKGTRIRDVSSEIPKPMVPIGEFPVLKHIMDIYSLHGYRDFVLCLGFKGWKIKEYFLNFRAQTADITIDMANNGTVRYADTEMPPWQITLAETGLEAMTGCRIKRIQKYVGNDRFMLTYGDGVGDVNIRALADFHRSHGKLITITSVRPPARFGELVVKNNQVTSFQEKPQAAAGYINGGFFVCEPGVFDYVTAEESCTFERQPLQRLARDGQMMTYYHDGFWMPMDTFREYTLLNDMWNRGEAPWLKKS, encoded by the coding sequence GTGAAGACCGTCATCCTGTGTGGTGGAAAAGGCACGCGCATCCGCGACGTGTCCAGCGAGATTCCAAAGCCGATGGTCCCCATCGGGGAGTTCCCTGTGCTCAAGCATATCATGGACATTTACAGTCTGCACGGTTACCGGGATTTCGTGCTCTGTCTGGGTTTCAAGGGATGGAAGATCAAGGAGTACTTCCTGAATTTCCGCGCGCAAACAGCCGACATCACGATCGATATGGCCAACAACGGGACGGTGCGTTACGCCGATACCGAAATGCCGCCGTGGCAGATCACCCTTGCTGAGACGGGCCTCGAAGCCATGACGGGTTGCCGCATCAAGCGCATTCAGAAATACGTCGGCAACGATCGGTTTATGCTGACTTATGGTGATGGCGTTGGTGACGTGAACATCAGGGCATTGGCCGATTTCCACCGGTCACACGGCAAACTCATCACCATTACGTCCGTGCGGCCTCCCGCGCGGTTCGGCGAACTGGTGGTCAAGAACAACCAGGTCACCTCATTCCAGGAGAAACCCCAAGCTGCCGCCGGATACATCAACGGCGGATTCTTTGTGTGCGAACCCGGCGTGTTCGATTATGTGACGGCCGAAGAGTCGTGCACCTTCGAGCGCCAGCCGCTTCAGCGCCTCGCGCGCGACGGACAGATGATGACCTACTATCATGACGGTTTCTGGATGCCGATGGACACGTTCCGCGAGTATACCCTGCTCAACGATATGTGGAATCGCGGCGAAGCCCCATGGTTGAAGAAAAGCTGA